The sequence tattgaTTACATAAGGAGGCTTAAAATAATACACTGACAAGaatgaaaatttacatttcaataattccttattaaataatattacgtttTGACCCTTGGAAGATGAAATGTCACTGACAGCTGAGACCGATAGACAATATAAACACGTTTATCATTGATCTATGGTAAATAATCGATGTGGCAATCGATAGTTTATATTTTGCATTGAATAATCTGTGTAGTCTagtttgtgttattatatacaattgaattgaatttcaaataacttGTATAACAATTCGCCTTAGAAAATACAAATCATGAAAGCTCAAACTATGAGTAGGTATACCGCTAATTAATGTtggctttaatttttttcaacgcctatttatttatgagataGTTTTTGCAAGCAAAAACCTAtcatatcaattataaattaaatgttaattatatttgacattattttactaaaacacgtattgtttaaaaatatttagttagttaCTAAAGACTACTCCATTTCTCTCTGTAATCCCGAACATAAAGTACATACAAAGTGATGACCGGGACTACATAGGCGTTGACGGGAATACATAGTATCTATATACGTAGTCTATCGATTACTTGTGTCCGCATTATACGATTTATACGTGTGTATTGAAACGGACGTCAGCGATATATACATAGGTATACATGAAGATAGCTACAGCAATGCTCGATacgtttattttgttatgtgCCTATATTTAGGTCACTTTAAAGTTGCTTTAAAAATGAGTTCGTTAGAGCTTTTCAATGTTCAATtggttaatttttctaatatgtaaaatattttttcaagaatttgaataatatacctGTGTAATTTTTAGCGAGCATATTTAATAAGAGAATAATTGAAAACAAGAGTTGATGAAGGTAAATTACtacaaattactataaaatttatgtacgttcatattttgcataatatttcaagtgcgtgattttaaaatacaagtaCTATGTCGTGTGATCGATagtgttttagtattttatattattgatgaaAAATTACAAAGTAAACAAGCTAATTTTTCATGATATTAACACCTTTAATTATGTCatgaaattaaaactttaaaaaaatgttgcataTCACCTTCATATCAtcaattgcaaaaatattttcaaagctacaacgtttttttataagtacCAACCCAATAAGTGTAAATCTTTTTaggtatgaatattataatgttagctTATCTGCATTTACTCGCAAGTgtcaaaaaactttataaagcaAAGCATATGATCTTGTTTTTCTAAAGGAATGGCCTGTGCCATAGTAACATTActacatttacttatatattgcaGTGTCGTACGTGTGCTGTATATTAATAAGACTTAGGGTTACCATGTGCAATttcttaaattaagaaaaaacctAACTTAGTTTTCTACAAATCAGTTATTAGAGCATTTAAATAGATACaagatacttttttttctatataataggaaggtggacgagcatatgggccacctgatggtaagtggtcaccaaacgcccttagacattggcattgtaagaaatgtcaaccatcgcttataaccaatgcgccaccaaccttgggaactaagattttatgtcccttgtgcctgtaattacactggctcactcactcttcaaaccggaacacaacaatatcaagtattgctatagtaatattatattatattaaaaatatttaggaaaTCATTGTACTATAACTTTGTAGGTGATCATAGttcaattttcatataaaaaaataatgatataagaagcaataaagaattttaatggtggtagagctttgtgcaagcttgtcggggcaggtactacccactcatcagatattctaccgtaaaacagcagtacttggtactgttgttccggtttgaagggtgagtgagctagtgtaattacaggcacaagggacataacatcttagttcccaaggttaggtgtcgcattggtgatgtaagcggtggttaacatttcttacaatgccaatgtctatgagtgttggtgaccacttaccatcaggtgacctataTGCTTGTAcacttctatataaaaatatatatattaatagtttgattttattttgtagagTATTTTGGTCGTTCATTTCTCTATTgactatgatataataattgaaaataaaatgttggttAAAAAACTTGCCCTACTTCTACAACTTGTACAgaactataatatatgtttacctATTATATTGTGTGAATTCAAtgataagtattaataaaagtaatctaGGATTTTCTCATCGGacgttatttttaagtattctttagaaattagatttttttctttaaaattatgacttttgtatgatatttttattttaatatttagtagttACTTTCGTTCATtgacattaaaacaaaacgatAGGCGAGATGTAAAAATCACCTCTTTACAGTTCGATACGTCAGTAATATCGTAAGTATCGATACGCCAATGCgaggtgttttattttttgaggTTGTTATTCTAGGCTCACTCAACTTTTAACCCGGAACATAGAAATACGGAGTATTGATTTTAGGCGGTAGAACaaattgatgagtgggtggcacacACCCAGACGGACCTGTACGAAGCGTAAAatagttgatatttattttaatgtgtttaaatatattatcttgttAGTTAGATACTGAAAGAGATGACTGAAagagtataaatataatgttctaGGTATGACATTCAATTCGGTCGCGTAATATGTCTTTGTATTATTTGAATGATGTAGCTTTAGCTggtaacaaaaaacattttgttcaaAGGAGATTGACCTTTTTTCCTTTATCTGTAATGGTTTAAGATTTCTCCTTATTGTCCCAGTAAAAAAAGCAAACAGTACCTATAATGTACATTCACATTTACTACCTATGTTCATATAAAGttagttaatatattaagtaagtatatattaaaacaagggGTATAACATGGGCATATACTAAGAGACTAACTGCTGACTAGGTTTTTAACTTCGACGCTTCGAACCGACTAGTTTCACGTTATTTGTCTAGACTCGAAATGGACTTGTAAAAAGACGATTTACAATTTCCATACAATCTACTTAAGTACGACACATATTCGATTCGGCGCCTTTGTAGAGGGACGGAGGCAGTGGGGAAGGTGTCCGCTAGCATTCATAAAGACTAGTGGGCTAGTTATAGCGACAGTCGCCGGAAACGGTGCGACGTGCGTCTATAAAAGCGGTATTCAACCTGCGGCCCACCTGGCTTTTGTGGTTGGCCCACttaatgttactttattttcaactattttaaatttcaaaagattttattaagacctaaataattcaaaataaacaacTGCCTGAGGCCACGGCACTGCAAAATGTTtgaaacgttataaaataatttaaaaaaaaattcaatttgtgacaatcccgaaacctaagaatattacttaaatattttttgtttgcggcCCGCTACACCATGACTAAAAAGTTTTTGTGgtatataaagaaaaggttgagtatcgctGTTCTATAAACTGCAAAATGGCAAACGGCTACACAGCTGATGATGCGTTTCGTTTCGCATAATTTCGATGTGATTTTGACAATCAATGATGCCGccaaatcaaaataattgcatttttacatattattttgttttgtatcgattattttgtatacttatattattttcatagctTATTTGAAGAGCTCAAAAAGTGTTAAAAGTTTAAGTTGAATCCCGAAAATAGTTCATAAACTTAAgccataattatgtaaattggcTTTAATAAGTAATCTTAGACTTGGGATGTTGACTATTGATTGCAAACTTGGAGAAGTTTCGTGAGCGACATTTCCGTCTTCCGAATACGCTCGAGTTATTACCTTCATGAATGCAagcattttgtaaaaaaaaaaccattcaaACAAGATgtgaattgataaataatttatatttattaagttttctgATCTCAGAAAGGAAagtaagataatattaaaaacttttgaaaataacttaaatgtaaggatttaaaaaatactttacttaaATTGAGAATTTcgagattaatttttatttagcacAAAGTAATGTAATCTGAGTATCTAGTAGGAGagggattaaataaaaataaaatgcccACTTAaagtacttatatttaaatattaaattaacatttaaaattataaatttacatatagcCATTTTGTAAAAATCCTCTATAGTGTAAtagtttatcattaatttattataatatgaactaGTGATAAGGTAGAAACGAGGgagattacaaaaatataagcgCGGAgttacacataaattataaatacataattaaattatatatttacatgtaaatTTACACAAGtatacacaaattatataaacagttctacaacatattattattttaaattattggtttcgaatttataataataaaaatttcattccgAAAGTaacctaaaacaaaataagagtCAAGTTATCTTTGgtaggtaaataataaacataaatattcgCGGTATTCAATACCGAATTTGGTGATTTCAATAGActaacaacataaataaaattagaatttaacAATGTAGAAACAATACaaaactattgtttatttagacataattaattactttgttaGTATAAAAACACATCGATTTTCATCGAATATTGGCCGGACTTCGTTTTAAATTCATCTTTAGCACATAGTTATTCGTATTGTCCTTTTAACGTGACCTGTGTAACTCCGCGCATTTTCAGATACGAGTGacgaaataatgaaatttaatttcatttttttttatattttataatgcgGTTATAAAATGAAAGATTAGTCTAAAATCACTTATCAGTCTCAAATTCGACTCACAGACCGTATGCCATCTATTACCACAGTTTTATTTTGTCTGTACGCATTACACAATTGGTCAAACTTTTTTCTATAAGCTTCTATAATGTTTATGGTGTTGGGCTCGAGTAGcttgtgttaattattataattttctttgttttctcCATTCGTGTCCCCATTGAGGATGGGTGGGACTGGCGGCTTAATAGGCGGGGCTGGTATCacctgttaataaaataagaatactgATATATTCacaaaatcattattatgataaatagaaTATGTTTCAAATTAACACAGAAAAtcttgaacaaaaaacacaaacacGATTTGTATGTGCATTAAAGACACAGTTCTTAATATAACACAAACGACGACGGTAATCTTATATGAATTTACAGTTGCATGCACACttgacacaaaaaaataattatacatacaaatctGATTAaaagttgtctagtttccaaaTGATTctctttcaaatatatttttaataagataacattaaatatttaaaacatacaaaaaaaaaacatttatttttatattatcgtaccataatataaaaaaaaaaccaaaacccAATAGAAAACCCCTAAATCCATAAATAAACCATCACcctgaaataaattaacaacttaACTCAGAGTTAGGGATTAAATCCAATCTTCATTTGAAACAAACTACAATTCATGCTATGAAAATTTTTCTATGCTATCGAGTTTATTGACCAAGCTTGTTGGCATGTTGCAAAtgtatgatgttaacatatattcatattaagagATAATACCGAgctctattatttttaaaatacaataaaatcaaatagtaacctatttgattttatttagattaatatagATAGTTATTCTTACTTTTATttcaagttttgttttttaaatgggTTGTtccttaatgtttattttttaaattaaatcatgtctttataatttaatatatgtttgttaGTCAAAATTgaaggataaaaaaaaacaatttattcgatatttaaatatttcgtcgtATCAGTGAGCAACATGACAACAAGAGGTCATATTATAATTTGCGTACGTCTGAGCCAGATGAGTCGTCACCTTCCTCCTGTCAGAAATAATTAgaggtttataatataaattttaaatttttgcattatttaaattaaattgaaactatataaaaataaaaattgtgtaaactgaaattaatacataagccgtaacaataaaagaaaacaagaaATGAAtccattttaaatgattataattaaaagcttttatGAGTGAAACTTCTTAAAGCGCgatcaaattaaaatgaaatgaaatttgtatttgaGTTTGTGGAAAAAatctattttcataatatagcCGCAAGTTACATAGGGTTAATTGTTTCAATTATTAGATACAATAAAGAGTACAGGGGTTAATGTATGATACATTTTGCACAGGACAATTGCGTGTGAGATATGTCAAAGAAAGAATGTTATAACTAAaggttattattgtttattaacaattaattattggtGCTAGATAGAATAGGaagtgtttttattactttaatgttCTATTAGTAActgttcatattattttcttataaaataacccaacaataaaaaatatcgactgcAGATTTTGCTTATTAGGTGGACAGAGGCTGCAAGCGTCGTCTTTACCGAAAATATATTCTAGAGCTAggatataacaataaaactaacaaggataatattatataagcaaagATAGTGTTATTAATACGAAATAACTCCTTTCgtttcacttattttatttaccgagtgcttatttattaataaactatataaataaccatatgatttataaatgtcgagaatttctatataaataacataaatgaagCCGGtaagcaaataattatattatgactatttttggttcatttattattaaaataggcGTTGATAATAAGGTATATGAATAGTTTGTATTTATGGGATACTCACAGAGGGCTTGGGGCGATGCGTGTCGACGGCTTCCACGGACAGCTTGATGTGTTCCTCGCGACAGCCGTACGCGACCGGCGTCAGCTTGATCACCGTGTGCAGCGGCACGTGCAGGTACGGCAGCTCCTCTGGACACATAGGAAGTACAATCAGTTACACACGAAgctaaaatctttttattttatgttatgttaaataggtaaggaaaacatcacgaggaaacctgcatgtgtctaattttttcattcaattcattgaaattctgccacatgtgtattccccaacccgcataggagcagcgtggtggaataagctccaaaccttctcctcaaaatggagaggaggccttagcccagcagtgggacattaacaggctgttactgtatgttaaataggtaggcggacgggcaaatgggtcacctgatgttaagtgggcaccaccgcccatagacattgaagaTGTAAGAAGTtaaataaccattccttactacaagggacataacgaagatgtcatgtcccttgttacactagctcactcattctttaaaccggaacgcaacaatactaacgATAAGTACGTAGTTTAGCGGTATAACgtataaaaatctattgatctataaacattcaaattaatttttcgATGAGTTCTTTGTATATTTAACGTTGACACTGTTTGACGGAGTCTGCCATAGTATGGCAGTACCATATAGGCGGAGCGtgactgaaatatttaaaagcaattcCAACAAATTCTGAACAAtagactattatttataatgttgatTGTCCCttcaaattaacataaatttaaatcttacttATGAAATGTTAAAAGCCGATATACGATGCTAGtctattgaaatgttataattcttGCCTCGCATATAACAATCTGACATTTCACTATAGTAGCTCTACAGTAAACGTACCGGCGGATTTGTCAAGGAAGTAAGCGAGCAGGCAGCGCATGACGGCTTGGTGAGAGACCACCAGCACGTTGCCTTGCCGCTCCAGCTCCATGATGACGGGCTCCAGCCTCGCCACCAGGTCCTCGTAGCTCTCCCCGCGAGGGTATCGGTACGCGAATTTATTCGCGTCCCGCGCGTTGAAATCGGACGGATATTTACTTTGGATCTCAGAGTAGGTCATCTCCTCGCAGATGCCCTGAAAACAAAAAGGAATATGTTATGAAACACAAGACAAGTTTACATTAGAAATAAGTTTGATGATgaaaaaaatttgttttttggaataataaaaacatatggaTTTTAACAACATCGGTGGGTATCGAAATGTGGTCATCACAAATGGGCAAATTCAACGTAACGCTCGTTCGGACCGGGCGAACGCGTAACGGGCGCAAGGGGAGCGACTCACGGCGTCGATCTCGTTGAGCGCCTTCCAGCGCTCCTGCGGCGCGCGCACGTCCTTGACGGTCTGGATGGCGCGGCGCATCCACGACGTCCACACGCGCAGGCCGGGGATGCTCTGCTGCTCGATGTAGGCCGCCAGCGCGCCCGCGTACTGCTGGCCGCGCGCCGACAGCGAGCTGTCGCCGCCGATGCGCCCCACCAGGTTGTGCAGGCTCTCGCCGTGCTGCGCACGCATCGTACTTCGTTACTATTGGCGACTGTCGCTAGCGTTATCGTTAGTGGCGTATCTTTGTgtgacttatttaattattgtgtatttatttttaaaattcgaaatttaaatttaatagatgtaaaatacttttttttaatttttttttaatttattaccaaGTAAGAAAGTAGCTTTctaaaaataagtattgtaaagaattaaaaacattaatagtaAACCTTTTTAATGATATTGACATAAACATTCCTACTCACCCTGGTCAAATAAATAGTTCTAGGGACAATATGTATGTTCATGAGATAGTATACGATTCTACTCTGTATGTGCCCTTCGTGTTTATGTACGACGACCTTTTCCCCTGTATCGTATATCTTCATAAAGCTGCAGTCCGACTCGAGCGTTTCGTCCAACGGCTCATACTTCTCCTTGTAATGCTCTATTCTTAGAAGGAAATCGTCTAAAACGTTATCTGTATCCTGTATATTCGTGTAGTCCGGGCTGCTCACTTTTACCTCCTGTGAAAGAAAAGTAAAATCATAACATTACATTgaatgatattacaatttatttactgttgaagtttttttttataagtttttgttcttaaatatttcttatttcttaaGTTAAGTTTCTtaagttcattaaataataaataatttaataacatttaagatagttattgtttctattataaaagttcttaatattatcaaattgatacaaatgttttttttttctttttttgtatattctgagttttatttatgaatggaTTACATACCTCGCGAAAGTTTCAAGTGTATTTTATATGAACCCTAATATaacgatttattattaatagcctATTTTCTAGAGTTTACACTATTTTCATATgttacatcaaaatcggtccagcaaCAAAAAAGTGTAAGTGTACAtgtgattttgataaaactagATATAACTTTTGATCAAACTTAACATTATTATGAAATGATAGAGTTTTGGAGGGCATTATGACATAGTTTCTGTACACCtaactttactttaaaaaaagttatatgtaaaaacatttaacaagAATTAAACTTTTTGTGAAAAATGGCGATTTTAACGAAATGAATTTAGTATCGAATCCTTGGAAGAAAAATTAAAGTAGACAAAAGTAATGATGTGGAAAAgtcatgtattataaataaagatctttttattgtatattatataatacacgcAATTTGCTACAGAGCTAATAGCAAACTGCATGATAAATACTTTACtccttttatttgaatatagtaTCCATATGTatatggccgagatggcccagtggtaagaacgcttcaatcttaaccgatgatcgtgggttcaaacccgggcaagcaccacttggttttcatgtgcttatttttttattataattgatgaagaaaaatatcatgaggaaacttgcatatgtctaatttcactaaaattctgccacatttgtattccaccaacccgcatttaaGCAGTAAGGTGGAATaggctccataccttctcttcaaaaagggagaggaggccttagctcagcagtgggtcattcacagactttttactttacttttttatacatatgaaattgaAGGTTTTGCGTCACAATACACGTGTAACtttaaagaaatgtttaaaTAGTACGTCACCATTTCAATATCATCCACTTGAAGTCTTCTTGGCAGCTTTAAAGTTTTCGAggagaaaattaatttatgaccAATTACTACTATAATACATCTACCAAGTCTGTCTCATTGAAGGCTATTTTATTGCAAAGACTCATAGTTTTTGcattatattagtatacattattCAAATCAAGTTTTATCAAGGCCAATGTAGAAgttgaattaattgaattaaatcaataaGGAACTCGGTTATATctcattaaaagttttttttttttatatttttgatttgatattcacttttaatataattcatagtACTAATTACTACAAgaacctttttaatattttcgtaaaaataattgtttttataggcttcgggctatttttttttatttttgtctatggtataaattttatttgaattctgtatacatttcatcaatattaCAGGGAACAATTCAATAAAGGTACCgcagtgtgtttttttatttgtttcaaataattcaTTCTCATGCCTTTCAACAGACCGAGTTGAAACTTTGTACAGTTATTGTTGCCACTattcttgaataaaaaataaagacctTATTTTAAGTTTGATAATCGAACATATTTAAATGTCCAAAGTAACaacagatataaatatataagctatgtTTGTGATATACAGTTTTGGAGACTATCCCTAGAGTTCTGATCTTTCTGTCTATCTTtgtacgatttaaaaaagtcaagctatatgtaaaatatagcttgactttttattttttgactgttaatatatcaattttgtACTCTCACCATAATATTCTGTTCAATGATCCTCGGGTCGTCGCAGATGGACTCCACCAGAAATAACTTGAAGCCCATCTTGTGAACGACGATATCTCGGATCATACGCCGCCGTTCCATCGTCGAGTTGGTCGCATCGAACACCTGTAAAACGAAACAAGGTTACTTATTTGGTTGAGTTCGGTTTTCGGTAAAAT comes from Nymphalis io chromosome 15, ilAglIoxx1.1, whole genome shotgun sequence and encodes:
- the LOC126774051 gene encoding 6-phosphofructo-2-kinase/fructose-2,6-bisphosphatase isoform X1, which gives rise to MDVLNGPSLRLRGGVNSNCENKKHELNLCTSVMSPETQRLLPPTTETIMTKPFPIRGERANYVNIPHVIAMVGLPARGKTYISKKLSRYLNWIGINTRVFNLGEYRRHATTAYTSHEFFRADNKEAMAIRQQCALDALHDVCEWLVKGGEVAVFDATNSTMERRRMIRDIVVHKMGFKLFLVESICDDPRIIEQNIMEVKVSSPDYTNIQDTDNVLDDFLLRIEHYKEKYEPLDETLESDCSFMKIYDTGEKVVVHKHEGHIQSRIVYYLMNIHIVPRTIYLTRHGESLHNLVGRIGGDSSLSARGQQYAGALAAYIEQQSIPGLRVWTSWMRRAIQTVKDVRAPQERWKALNEIDAGICEEMTYSEIQSKYPSDFNARDANKFAYRYPRGESYEDLVARLEPVIMELERQGNVLVVSHQAVMRCLLAYFLDKSAEELPYLHVPLHTVIKLTPVAYGCREEHIKLSVEAVDTHRPKPSEEGDDSSGSDVIPAPPIKPPVPPILNGDTNGENKENYNN
- the LOC126774051 gene encoding 6-phosphofructo-2-kinase/fructose-2,6-bisphosphatase isoform X2, with translation MDVLNGPSLRLRGGVNSNCENKKHELNLCTSVMSPETQRLLPPTTETIMTKPFPIRGERANYVNIPHVIAMVGLPARGKTYISKKLSRYLNWIGINTRVFNLGEYRRHATTAYTSHEFFRADNKEAMAIRQQCALDALHDVCEWLVKGGEVAVFDATNSTMERRRMIRDIVVHKMGFKLFLVESICDDPRIIEQNIMEVKVSSPDYTNIQDTDNVLDDFLLRIEHYKEKYEPLDETLESDCSFMKIYDTGEKVVVHKHEGHIQSRIVYYLMNIHIVPRTIYLTRHGESLHNLVGRIGGDSSLSARGQQYAGALAAYIEQQSIPGLRVWTSWMRRAIQTVKDVRAPQERWKALNEIDAGICEEMTYSEIQSKYPSDFNARDANKFAYRYPRGESYEDLVARLEPVIMELERQGNVLVVSHQAVMRCLLAYFLDKSAEELPYLHVPLHTVIKLTPVAYGCREEHIKLSVEAVDTHRPKPSVIPAPPIKPPVPPILNGDTNGENKENYNN
- the LOC126774051 gene encoding 6-phosphofructo-2-kinase/fructose-2,6-bisphosphatase isoform X3 encodes the protein MDTEDNRAEGWKYLNKQYFGDGERANYVNIPHVIAMVGLPARGKTYISKKLSRYLNWIGINTRVFNLGEYRRHATTAYTSHEFFRADNKEAMAIRQQCALDALHDVCEWLVKGGEVAVFDATNSTMERRRMIRDIVVHKMGFKLFLVESICDDPRIIEQNIMEVKVSSPDYTNIQDTDNVLDDFLLRIEHYKEKYEPLDETLESDCSFMKIYDTGEKVVVHKHEGHIQSRIVYYLMNIHIVPRTIYLTRHGESLHNLVGRIGGDSSLSARGQQYAGALAAYIEQQSIPGLRVWTSWMRRAIQTVKDVRAPQERWKALNEIDAGICEEMTYSEIQSKYPSDFNARDANKFAYRYPRGESYEDLVARLEPVIMELERQGNVLVVSHQAVMRCLLAYFLDKSAEELPYLHVPLHTVIKLTPVAYGCREEHIKLSVEAVDTHRPKPSEEGDDSSGSDVIPAPPIKPPVPPILNGDTNGENKENYNN